Proteins encoded by one window of Chryseobacterium aquaeductus:
- a CDS encoding MerR family transcriptional regulator produces MKTNLPDKLYYSIGEVAKAFDVNASLIRYWEQEFPIIKPKKNKKGNRYFTPEDIKNLKIIYHLVKEKGYTLDGARIALTTNSKISETISLIDRLEFVKAELLKLKDSLVEKDSE; encoded by the coding sequence ATGAAGACAAATTTACCCGACAAACTGTATTATTCGATAGGAGAAGTTGCAAAAGCATTCGATGTAAACGCTTCATTGATAAGATATTGGGAACAAGAATTTCCCATTATTAAGCCTAAAAAAAACAAAAAAGGCAACCGCTATTTCACCCCGGAAGACATCAAAAATCTAAAGATTATCTACCATTTGGTGAAAGAAAAAGGCTATACTCTGGACGGAGCGCGTATTGCTTTGACTACAAACTCAAAAATTTCTGAAACAATTTCTCTTATCGACCGACTGGAATTTGTAAAAGCAGAATTGCTTAAGCTGAAAGATTCTTTGGTTGAGAAAGATTCTGAATAA